From Arachis stenosperma cultivar V10309 chromosome 2, arast.V10309.gnm1.PFL2, whole genome shotgun sequence, one genomic window encodes:
- the LOC130961762 gene encoding pectinesterase 2-like, giving the protein MEAIRLLVITLVSLSLLLQTFVNGYSSNDIKHWCSQTPNPQPCEYFLSNNPNHQNKPINHKSDFLKLSLQLAQERALIGHANTLSLGSKCRNQLERVAWNDCVDLYQQTIEKLNKTLDPNTKCSQVDAQTWLSTALTNLETCKAGFYELGVQDYVLPLMSNNVTQLLSNTLALNNNGEFHQEPSYKNGFPTWVKPGDRKLLQASSPASQANVVVAKDGSGKYTTVAAAINAAPKSNSGRYVIYVKGGIYNEQVEIKANNIMLVGDGIGKTIITGTQSVGGGTTTFRSATVAVTGDGFIAQGITFRNTAGAANHQAVALRSGSDLSVFYQCSFEGYQDTLYAYSDRQFYRECDIYGTVDFIFGNAAVVFQNCNIYARNPPNKINTITAHGRTDPNQNTGISIINCVVTAASDLKAVQSSVKTYLGRPWQQYSRTVFMKSSLDSLIDPAGWLEWNGNFALTTLYYGEYMNTGLGSSTANRVKWGGYHVITNAAEASKFSVANFIAGNAWLPSTRVPFTSNL; this is encoded by the exons ATGGAAGCTATTCGCTTATTAGTGATAACACTTGTATCATTATCCCTTCTTCTTCAAACCTTTGTTAATGGATATTCTTCAAATGATATTAAACATTGGTGTAGCCAAACACCAAATCCTCAACCATGTGAGTATTTCTTGAGCAATAACCCTAATCACCAAAACAAACCCATCAACCATAAATCTGATTTTCTCAAGCTTTCATTGCAACTTGCCCAAGAGAGAGCACTCATAGGCCATGCAAACACTCTTTCACTTGGCTCAAAGTGCCGCAACCAACTTGAAAGAGTTGCATGGAATGATTGTGTTGACCTCTATCAACAAACTATTGAAAAGCTCAACAAAACCCTAGACCCTAACACCAAGTGCTCCCAAGTTGATGCTCAAACATGGCTTAGCACTGCTCTCACAAACCTTGAGACATGCAAAGCTGGTTTCTATGAACTTGGTGTTCAAGACTATGTCCTTCCTCTAATGTCCAACAATGTTACTCAGTTGCTAAGCAACACTTTGGCTCTTAACAACAATGGTGAATTTCATCAAGAGCCAAGTTACAAAAATGGATTTCCAACATGGGTCAAGCCTGGTGATAGAAAATTGTTGCAAGCATCTTCTCCAGCATCTCAAGCTAATGTGGTGGTGGCCAAAGATGGATCCGGAAAATACACAACAGTTGCGGCAGCCATAAACGCAGCACCAAAGAGTAACAGTGGAAGGTATGTGATATATGTGAAGGGTGGGATATACAACGAGCAAGTAGAGATAAAGGCAAATAATATAATGTTGGTGGGAGATGGCATTGGAAAAACCATAATCACCGGCACCCAAAGTGTGGGAGGAGGCACCACAACCTTCCGTTCTGCCACTGTTG CTGTAACTGGAGATGGATTTATTGCTCAAGGCATCACATTTAGAAACACAGCAGGTGCAGCAAATCATCAAGCTGTTGCACTGCGTTCAGGATCAGACTTATCAGTTTTCTATCAATGCAGTTTCGAAGGTTATCAAGACACATTATATGCTTACTCTGACAGACAATTCTACAGAGAATGTGACATTTATGGCACTGTTGACTTTATCTTTGGTAATGCTGCTGTTGTGTTCCAAAACTGTAACATATATGCAAGAAACCCTCCAAACAAAATCAACACCATCACTGCACATGGCAGAACTGATCCAAACCAAAACACTGGTATTTCCATTATCAATTGTGTGGTTACAGCTGCATCAGATTTGAAAGCAGTGCAAAGCTCCGTTAAAACTTATCTTGGAAGGCCATGGCAACAATATTCAAGAACTGTGTTCATGAAGAGTTCTCTTGATAGCTTGATTGATCCAGCAGGTTGGTTGGAATGGAATGGTAACTTTGCATTAACCACATTGTATTATGGAGAGTACATGAACACAGGACTTGGATCTTCGACCGCAAACAGAGTTAAATGGGGAGGTTATCATGTTATTACCAATGCTGCTGAAGCTTCAAAATTCAGTGTTGCAAATTTCATTGCTGGAAACGCATGGCTACCTTCCACACGTGTGCCTTTTACATCCAATCTTTAA
- the LOC130962302 gene encoding pectinesterase-like, whose translation MANFSILVFLLLLFTTNTFSLQQEIELLKMTQTQVSQIMNNLLGKLGNEAMLVVDDHSHQNYSSTSVALRDCANLYEESEYRLSYMMNYSMNSSYYYYDNDDALSWVSALMTNQQTCLDGLKEKGYVGAHDEVLENGNLTMLLGQALDLYAKRKGKAKPKGAAERAFSRSSSNGGIMLASWNPSTSKADFIVSQDGSGTHRTIRDAVEALASRGSKNEERRIIYVRAGVYHEKVVIGPKLKNVMFVGDGMDRTIVTGSRSAADGSSTLGSATFDISGDGFWARDMTFENTAGPRKHQAVALKSGSDFSVFYRCRFRAYQDTLYVYANRQFYRDCQIYGTIDFIFGDATVVIQNSDIYVRKPMSSQSNYITAQGRENPKKPTGISIINCKVRPTSDFVTSESSIKTFLGRPWKKYSRTVVMKSDLDGLIDPKGWGPWDGEFAIRTLYYGEYMNYGSGASLRNRVNWPGFHVLNSANEASPFSVGEFLQGGRWIPASGVPFSSGI comes from the exons atggCCAATTTTTCCATACTagtctttctccttcttctcttcACCACCAACACTTTCTCCCTCCAACAAGAAATAGAGCTACTAAAAATGACCCAAACCCAAGTTTCACAAATCATGAACAATTTGTTAGggaaacttggaaatgaagccATGCTAGTTGTTGATGATCATTCACACCAAAATTATTCAAGTACTAGTGTGGCTCTAAGAGATTGTGCTAATCTCTATGAGGAGAGTGAGTATAGGCTTTCTTACATGATGAACTACTCAATGAATAGTAGCTATTATTATTATGACAATGATGATGCACTTTCTTGGGTTAGTGCTTtgatgacaaaccaacaaacttGTTTGGATGGATTGAAGGAAAAAGGGTATGTTGGTGCTCATGATGAGGTTTTGGAAAATGGAAACTTGACCATGTTGCTTGGTCAAGCTCTTGATTTGTATGCTAAGAGAAAAGGCAAAGCAAAACCAAAAG GAGCAGCAGAGAGAGCATTTTCCAGATCATCAAGTAATGGTGGAATAATGTTAGCATCATGGAATCCATCAACATCGAAAGCAGACTTCATAGTATCACAAGATGGGTCAGGAACACACAGAACAATAAGAGATGCAGTGGAAGCACTTGCTTCAAGGGGTAGcaagaatgaagaaagaagaattATTTATGTTAGAGCAGGTGTGTACCATGAGAAGGTTGTGATTGGACCCAAATTGAAGAATGTGATGTTTGTTGGAGATGGCATGGACAGAACCATTGTCACTGGAAGCAGAAGTGCTGCTGATGGTTCTAGTACTCTTGGTTCAGCCACATTTG ATATATCTGGAGATGGATTTTGGGCAAGAGACATGACATTTGAAAACACAGCAGGACCAAGGAAGCACCAAGCAGTAGCACTAAAATCAGGTTCAGACTTTTCAGTTTTCTACAGATGCAGATTCAGAGCATACCAAGACACACTCTATGTCTATGCTAACCGCCAATTCTACCGAGATTGCCAAATCTATGGAACCATAGACTTCATCTTCGGAGATGCCACAGTTGTCATTCAAAACAGTGACATCTATGTGAGAAAACCAATGTCGTCCCAATCAAACTATATAACAGCACAAGGGagagaaaatcctaaaaaaccaaCTGGGATTTCAATAATCAATTGTAAGGTTAGGCCAACAAGTGATTTTGTTACATCTGAGAGTTCAATCAAGACATTCTTGGGTAGGCCTTGGAAGAAGTATTCTAGGACTGTGGTGATGAAGAGTGATTTGGATGGTTTGATTGATCCGAAAGGGTGGGGGCCATGGGACGGTGAATTTGCAATTAGGACTTTGTATTATGGTGAGTATATGAATTATGGGAGTGGTGCTTCTTTAAGGAATAGGGTTAATTGGCCTGGCTTTCATGTTTTGAATAGTGCTAATGAGGCTTCTCCTTTTAGTGTTGGTGAGTTCTTGCAAGGTGGTAGGTGGATTCCAGCTTCTGGGGTTCCATTTTCCTCTGggatctaa
- the LOC130962205 gene encoding pectinesterase inhibitor 9-like, with translation MSPFNITFLVTIFLSLFFPTLGKVDPTLSRPKSQTLSYIESSCNGTLYRELCIRSLSKFASTNEIDGPQHLAHVALSISLARAIHTKNFLVGVSKELDAINNLNNNNNNNNDRKKRREYQTIQDCVNQLSDSVDQLSQSIKELRRMNNKSRSTINDDFLWHINNVETWVSTALTDASSCVYAFPGHRMSKRTASIRGKAMNVAQVTSNALAFIHKYMEAATRNTKP, from the coding sequence ATGTCACCTTTCAATATCACATTTCTAGTCACAATTttcctctctcttttcttccCAACCCTTGGTAAAGTTGATCCAACATTGTCAAGGCCTAAATCCCAAACATTATCATACATAGAGTCCTCTTGCAATGGCACTCTCTACCGTGAACTATGTATCCGTTCCCTTTCGAAATTCGCCAGCACCAATGAAATCGACGGTCCACAACACTTAGCACATGTTGCCTTGTCAATTAGCCTTGCTAGGGCAATCCACACAAAGAACTTCTTGGTGGGAGTTTCCAAGGAACTCGACGCGATTAACAACctcaacaacaataacaataacaataacgaCAGAAAGAAGAGAAGGGAGTACCAAACAATTCAAGATTGTGTGAATCAACTAAGTGATAGTGTTGACCAACTTAGTCAATCAATCAAGGAGCTAAGAAGGATGAACAACAAAAGTAGATCAACAATAAATGATGATTTCTTGTGGCATATTAACAATGTTGAGACATGGGTTAGCACTGCCTTAACAGATGCTAGTAGTTGTGTTTATGCATTCCCTGGCCATAGAATGAGTAAGAGAACAGCTTCAATTAGGGGTAAGGCCATGAATGTTGCACAAGTTACTAGCAATGCATTAGCCTTCATTCATAAGTACATGGAAGCAGCAACAAGGAACACCAAGCCttga
- the LOC130962204 gene encoding methionine aminopeptidase 1A-like: MAGESDVSENALSCANCGKPANLQCPKCIELKLPREGSAFCSQDCFKSSWSSHKSVHVKAKLSSPGMGTPGEQDSSSPGESWLYCLKRGQSRTPKMPHFDWTGTLRPYPISVKRIVPANIDKPDWADDGIPKIEPNSDFQHTVEIKSPDLIAKMRETCRIAREVLDAAARIVRPGVTTDEIDKVVHDTTIAAGGYPSPLNYHFFPKSCCTSVNEVICHGIPDARKLEDGDIVNIDVTVYYKGVHGDLNETYFVGNVDEDSQKLVKCTYECLEKAIAIVKPGVRFREIGEVINRHATMSGFSVVKSYCGHGIGELFHCAPNIPHYGRNKAVGIMKAGQTFTIEPMINAGIWRDRMWPDGWTAVTADGKRSAQFEHTLLVTDTGVEVLTGRLQTSPNVFPWLKS, from the exons ATGGCTGGTGAATCTGATGTCTCTGAAAATGCACTTTCTTGTGCTAACTGTGGAAAACCCGCAAATCTTCA GTGTCCAAAGTGCATTGAATTGAAGCTTCCTCGTGAAGGTTCTGCTTTCTG CTCCCAGGATTGTTTCAAGTCTTCGTGGAGCTCGCACAAGTCGGTGCATGTGAAGGCGAAGCTATCCTCACCTGGCATGGGCACTCCAGGTGAGCAGGACTCGAGCTCACCTGGTGAAAGTTGGTTATACTGCTTGAAGAGAGGGCAGTCacgaactccaaagatgcctcACTTTGATTGGACTGG GACGTTGCGGCCATATCCCATATCTGTTAAACGCATTGTTCCAGCTAATATTGATAAACCAGACTGGGCAGATGAT GGAATTCCCAAAATTGAGCCTAATAGTGACTTCCAGCATACTGTTGAG ATTAAATCTCCAGATCTAATTGCGAAAATGAGAGAAACATGTCGG ATTGCAAGGGAGGTTTTGGATGCGGCTGCTCGTATTGTTCGGCCTGGTGTGACAACTGATGAGATTGACAAAGTTGTTCACGACACAACTATTGCTGCAG GAGGATATCCATCACCTCTCAATTATCATTTCTTCCCTAAATCTTGCTGCAC GTCAGTTAATGAAGTAATCTGTCATGGAATTCCTGATGCAAG GAAGCTTGAAGATGGAGACATTGTAAATATTGATGTCACTGTGTACTATAAAGGTGTACATG GTGATCTCAACGAAACGTACTTCGTGGGAAATGTTGATGAAGACTCTCAGAAGCTGGTCAAATGCACATATGAGTGCCTTGAAAAGGCAATAGCTATTG TAAAACCCGGAGTACGATTCCGGGAAATTGGTGAAGTTATCAACCGTCATGCAACTATGTCAGGCTTTTCAGTG GTAAAATCATACTGTGGTCATGGAATTGGAGAGCTCTTTCATTGTGCACCAAACATTCCTCATTATGGAA GAAATAAAGCAGTTGGTATTATGAAGGCTGGACAAACCTTCACAATTGAACCAATGATCAACGCAG GTATCTGGCGTGATCGAATGTGGCCAGATGGATGGACTGCTGTCACCGCAGATGGTAAACGAAGTGCTCAATTTGAGCACACTCTTTTG gtgACAGACACTGGTGTTGAGGTCCTAACAGGGAGGTTGCAGACATCACCCAATGTTTTTCCATGGTTGAAATCATGA